Proteins encoded together in one Peribacillus asahii window:
- a CDS encoding PrkA family serine protein kinase, whose translation MDILRKIEKFREDEQKLKWEGTFAEYLEILKEKPLVAQSAHSRVYNMIKDAGIEEVNGVKRYNFFSGQLFGLEDSLQRLIEEYFHPAAKRLDVRKRILLLMGPVSGGKSTLVSLLKRGLESYSLKEQGAIYAIKGCPMHEDPLHLIPQYLRDDFYEEYGIRIEGNLSPLNLMRLEKEYGNRIEDVMVERIFLSEDRRVGIGTFSPSDPKSQDIADLTGSIDFSTIAEFGSESDPRAYRFDGELNKANRGMMEFQEMLKCDEKFLWHLLSLTQEGNFKAGRFALISADELIVAHTNETEYKSFISNKKNEALHSRIIVMPIPYNLKVSEEEKIYEKMIRESDVSNVHIAPHTLKIAAMFSILTRLKDPKKGDIDLVKKMRLYDGENVEGFNSADIRELKKEHQDEGMSGIDPRYVINRISSTIIRKENPSINALDVLMSLKDGLDQHPSITNELRERYLNFISLARKEYDAIAKNEVQKAFVYSYEESAKILMDNYLDNVEAYCNKTRLRDPLTGEEINPDEKLMRSIEEQIGISENAKKAFREEILIRISAYARKGKRFDYSSHDRLREAIQKKLFADLKDVVKITTSTKTPDERQLKKVNEVIARLIEEHGYNSTSANELLRYVGSLLNR comes from the coding sequence ATGGACATTTTAAGAAAAATTGAAAAGTTTAGAGAAGATGAACAGAAGCTGAAGTGGGAAGGGACTTTTGCAGAATACTTAGAGATCCTTAAAGAAAAGCCTTTAGTCGCACAGTCTGCACATTCGCGTGTATATAACATGATTAAAGATGCTGGGATAGAAGAAGTCAATGGTGTGAAGCGATATAACTTCTTTAGTGGTCAATTATTTGGTTTAGAAGATTCATTGCAGCGCTTGATTGAAGAATATTTTCATCCAGCGGCAAAGCGACTAGATGTTCGTAAGCGAATTTTGTTGTTGATGGGTCCTGTTTCAGGTGGGAAATCGACGCTTGTTTCTTTATTAAAGAGAGGGCTGGAGTCATATTCTTTAAAGGAGCAAGGTGCTATTTATGCGATTAAAGGCTGCCCAATGCATGAGGATCCTCTACATTTGATTCCACAATACTTACGTGATGATTTCTATGAAGAGTATGGTATTCGAATTGAAGGAAACTTATCTCCATTGAACTTAATGAGGCTGGAGAAAGAATATGGAAATCGTATTGAAGATGTCATGGTTGAACGAATTTTTCTTTCGGAGGACCGTCGAGTAGGGATTGGTACATTTAGTCCGTCTGATCCTAAATCACAAGACATCGCCGATTTAACAGGAAGCATTGACTTTTCTACAATTGCGGAGTTTGGTTCAGAATCTGACCCACGCGCCTATCGTTTTGATGGGGAGTTAAATAAAGCAAATCGTGGGATGATGGAGTTCCAGGAAATGTTGAAATGTGATGAGAAATTCCTATGGCACCTATTGTCTCTTACACAGGAAGGAAATTTTAAAGCAGGCCGCTTTGCATTAATTTCAGCGGATGAACTAATTGTTGCCCATACGAATGAAACAGAGTATAAGTCGTTTATTTCTAATAAGAAAAACGAGGCCCTTCATTCACGGATTATTGTGATGCCGATTCCATATAACTTAAAAGTGTCGGAAGAAGAAAAAATTTATGAAAAAATGATTCGTGAGAGCGATGTTTCCAATGTTCATATTGCACCGCATACGTTAAAGATTGCAGCGATGTTTAGTATTTTAACACGTCTGAAGGATCCTAAAAAAGGCGATATCGATTTAGTGAAGAAAATGCGTCTATATGACGGGGAAAATGTAGAAGGGTTTAATTCAGCTGATATTCGTGAATTGAAAAAAGAACATCAAGATGAGGGAATGAGCGGAATCGATCCGCGTTATGTGATTAACCGCATTTCTTCGACGATTATAAGAAAGGAAAATCCATCGATTAATGCGCTGGATGTATTAATGTCCTTAAAGGATGGACTTGATCAGCATCCTTCGATTACGAACGAGCTTAGGGAGCGTTATTTAAACTTTATTTCACTTGCGCGTAAGGAATATGATGCGATTGCTAAAAATGAGGTTCAAAAGGCGTTTGTTTATTCATATGAAGAGTCTGCCAAAATTCTTATGGACAATTATCTCGACAATGTCGAGGCCTACTGCAATAAAACAAGATTACGCGATCCATTAACAGGAGAAGAGATCAATCCAGATGAAAAGCTGATGCGTTCTATTGAAGAACAAATCGGCATTTCAGAAAATGCGAAAAAAGCGTTCCGAGAAGAAATTTTAATTCGTATTTCTGCTTATGCTCGTAAAGGAAAACGATTTGATTATAGCTCGCATGATCGTCTTCGTGAAGCAATTCAGAAAAAGTTATTCGCTGACTTAAAAGATGTAGTGAAGATTACAACGTCAACCAAAACACCGGATGAACGTCAATTGAAGAAAGTAAATGAAGTGATTGCTAGATTAATTGAAGAGCATGGCTATAACTCAACTTCTGCTAATGAGTTATTGAGATATGTAGGCAGCTTGTTAAATCGCTAA
- a CDS encoding GerAB/ArcD/ProY family transporter produces the protein MVKNVKISSRQFSILVILFSIGTTILTIPAAIIGTTQQDAWISAILGIGLGLLLVALITTLAIRYPNMTLVEINEKLLGRWLGKTVSLAFVFFSFISAAGLLFQVGTFLTTQIIPETPIEVINFIFTCVVIMGIRLGLETLARSAELFFAVFIILFTILVVSIAPQIDFQNIQPVFEVRMKPIIWSSLIFVSIFCLPSVVLLMVFPVSVNQPKQAKQAFYSGIIIGGLLLTIIIVLCILVLGVDASSRHMYPSYVLARKINVGDFFQRIEALMAIMWIITIYFKMIFYFYAAITGLAQTLNVKDHRPLALPLGMIMVVMSLTLHPDSLDYNQYNRGVFMVHASTYGLFLPLLLLGISLLRKKRKPPKSIST, from the coding sequence TTGGTAAAAAACGTTAAAATCAGCTCTCGTCAATTTAGCATTTTGGTGATTTTATTTTCAATAGGAACGACCATCTTAACTATTCCAGCAGCTATCATAGGAACGACACAACAAGATGCCTGGATCTCAGCTATACTCGGTATAGGACTAGGTTTATTACTAGTAGCATTAATCACTACCTTAGCAATCCGCTATCCGAATATGACATTGGTCGAAATCAATGAAAAACTTCTCGGAAGATGGTTAGGAAAGACCGTTTCTCTTGCGTTTGTTTTCTTTTCTTTTATCTCTGCAGCAGGACTATTATTCCAAGTTGGGACTTTTTTGACGACACAAATAATTCCTGAGACACCCATCGAAGTGATTAATTTTATTTTTACGTGTGTCGTGATTATGGGAATTCGCCTTGGACTTGAAACCTTGGCTCGTTCAGCCGAGCTTTTCTTTGCTGTTTTCATTATCCTATTTACCATTTTGGTCGTTTCTATTGCTCCTCAAATCGATTTTCAGAACATACAACCTGTATTCGAAGTGAGAATGAAACCCATTATATGGTCAAGCTTAATTTTTGTCAGCATTTTTTGTCTGCCTTCTGTTGTATTATTAATGGTTTTTCCCGTTTCAGTAAATCAACCCAAACAAGCCAAACAAGCCTTTTATTCAGGAATAATCATTGGGGGACTCTTGTTAACCATCATTATCGTTTTATGCATTTTAGTTTTAGGTGTTGATGCTTCTTCGAGACACATGTATCCAAGTTATGTGTTAGCCAGAAAAATCAATGTAGGGGATTTTTTCCAACGAATAGAAGCCCTAATGGCCATCATGTGGATTATCACAATTTATTTTAAAATGATCTTTTATTTTTACGCAGCGATTACAGGGCTTGCCCAAACATTAAATGTAAAAGACCATCGACCACTTGCTTTACCATTAGGGATGATTATGGTTGTCATGTCCCTGACCTTACATCCTGATAGCCTCGATTATAATCAATACAATAGGGGCGTTTTCATGGTACACGCTTCAACCTATGGGCTATTTCTTCCTCTATTATTGTTGGGAATCAGTCTATTACGAAAAAAAAGAAAGCCCCCTAAGTCCATATCGACTTAG
- the yhbH gene encoding sporulation protein YhbH, with protein sequence MKEENNHQFAISKEDWSLHRKGYDDQQRHQEKVQEAIKNNLPDLISEESIIMSNGRDVVKIPIRSLDEYKIRYNYDKNKHVGQGSGDSKVGDVVARDGSPSESGPGKGKGAGDQAGEDYYEAEVSMMELEEALFKQLELPNLQKKEQAEHTLEHIEFNDIRKTGLMGNIDKKKTMISAFKRNALSGKPGFHPIYKEDFKFKTWNEVQKPDSKAVVLAMMDTSGSMGLWEKYMARSFFFWMTRFLRTKYETVEIEFIAHHTEAKVVSQDDFFTKGESGGTICSSVYRKALEIIEDKYDPAKFNIYPFHFSDGDNLTSDNVRCVKLVEELMKISNMFGYGEVNQYNRHSTLMTAYKNINNEKFHYYILKQKSDVFHAMKSFFKKQEDQQYV encoded by the coding sequence ATGAAGGAAGAAAATAACCATCAATTTGCAATTTCTAAGGAAGATTGGTCCCTCCATCGAAAAGGCTATGATGATCAGCAGCGTCATCAAGAAAAGGTGCAGGAGGCAATCAAAAACAATTTACCGGATTTAATTTCTGAAGAAAGTATTATTATGTCTAATGGTCGTGATGTTGTAAAGATTCCAATTCGTTCTCTTGATGAGTATAAGATTCGCTATAATTACGATAAAAATAAGCATGTAGGTCAAGGAAGCGGGGACAGCAAAGTAGGGGATGTCGTTGCACGTGACGGCTCTCCATCGGAAAGCGGCCCTGGAAAAGGAAAAGGAGCAGGAGATCAAGCTGGTGAAGATTATTACGAAGCTGAAGTATCTATGATGGAATTAGAAGAGGCTTTATTTAAGCAACTAGAGTTGCCAAACCTTCAGAAAAAAGAACAGGCAGAGCATACATTGGAGCATATCGAATTTAATGATATTCGTAAAACAGGGTTAATGGGGAATATTGATAAGAAGAAAACGATGATCTCTGCTTTTAAACGCAATGCGTTAAGCGGTAAACCAGGTTTTCATCCAATTTATAAAGAAGATTTTAAATTTAAAACGTGGAATGAGGTTCAAAAGCCGGACTCTAAAGCTGTTGTGTTAGCGATGATGGATACGTCAGGCTCCATGGGGCTTTGGGAGAAGTATATGGCACGTAGTTTCTTCTTTTGGATGACCCGATTTTTACGGACAAAGTATGAAACGGTTGAGATTGAATTTATTGCACATCATACGGAAGCAAAAGTTGTGTCACAAGACGATTTCTTTACAAAAGGTGAAAGTGGAGGAACCATTTGCTCCTCCGTTTATCGTAAAGCTTTGGAAATCATAGAAGATAAGTATGACCCAGCTAAATTTAATATTTACCCGTTCCATTTTTCTGATGGCGATAATTTAACTTCAGATAACGTTCGTTGCGTGAAGCTCGTTGAAGAATTAATGAAGATATCGAATATGTTCGGGTATGGAGAAGTGAATCAGTATAACCGTCATTCGACATTAATGACTGCTTATAAAAATATCAATAATGAGAAGTTTCACTATTATATTTTAAAACAAAAATCCGATGTTTTTCATGCGATGAAGAGCTTTTTCAAGAAACAAGAAGATCAGCAGTATGTTTAA
- a CDS encoding B3/B4 domain-containing protein, whose amino-acid sequence METTIADNLKEKIPHFKVGIITYNDIEVGLSPQMLKGRLQLFQESLYFDLQEKEWTDFDKIQEWRNVFKLIGTNPSRYRPSAEALYRRIQKQNYLSPVHSAIDLNNFFSLLFEVPIGIYDRAKLTGDITIKIGEHEDTYMGLNGRMNSMEHMITSVDQEGPFGSPFVDSERTKVTEETKQALQIIYFTPSTSIEEADKQTKSLLDMFLQIHGGKGHYSISTN is encoded by the coding sequence TTGGAAACAACCATTGCTGACAATCTTAAAGAAAAAATTCCACACTTTAAAGTCGGAATCATTACATACAACGATATCGAAGTCGGACTATCCCCTCAAATGTTAAAAGGAAGATTGCAACTATTTCAAGAATCTTTATACTTTGATCTTCAAGAAAAAGAATGGACGGATTTCGACAAAATTCAAGAATGGAGAAATGTCTTTAAATTAATAGGAACAAACCCGTCAAGATATCGCCCATCTGCAGAAGCACTGTATCGCCGCATCCAAAAACAAAATTATTTATCACCTGTGCATTCAGCCATCGATTTAAATAACTTCTTTTCCCTTTTATTCGAAGTACCTATTGGCATCTATGACCGCGCTAAGCTTACAGGAGATATAACGATTAAAATTGGTGAACACGAGGATACATATATGGGGCTTAACGGTCGAATGAACTCTATGGAGCATATGATTACGTCCGTTGATCAAGAAGGGCCTTTCGGCAGCCCATTTGTAGATTCTGAGCGTACAAAAGTAACAGAAGAAACAAAACAAGCCTTACAAATTATTTATTTCACTCCTTCTACTTCAATAGAAGAAGCCGATAAGCAAACAAAATCTTTACTAGATATGTTTCTGCAAATTCATGGCGGAAAAGGGCATTACTCGATTTCAACTAATTAA
- the nfsA gene encoding oxygen-insensitive NADPH nitroreductase — MNQIIEKILDHRSIRSFEDKPVTEEQIRTIVECAQAASTSSYIQAYSIIGVSDPEKKAQLAELAGPQTYVEKSAHVFVFCADLHRHDMVAEMEGRDLSESIESTEKFMVGCIDAALAAQNAAIAAESMDLGICYIGGIRNNLHAVSEILNIPHRVLPLFALIIGHPKNRSEKKPRLPLANVYHENGYQADQQVFIEQLQAYNETISSYYDRRTKGKRKDTWTEQMADMLGKKSRMYMKEYVEGKGLKKR; from the coding sequence ATGAATCAGATTATCGAAAAAATACTAGATCACCGTTCTATTCGTTCATTTGAGGACAAGCCGGTAACGGAGGAACAAATTCGTACAATCGTGGAGTGTGCTCAGGCAGCATCCACTTCAAGCTATATTCAAGCATATTCCATTATTGGGGTATCGGATCCAGAGAAGAAAGCACAGTTAGCTGAACTTGCTGGGCCGCAAACATATGTAGAGAAAAGCGCGCACGTGTTTGTTTTTTGTGCTGATTTACACCGTCATGATATGGTTGCCGAGATGGAAGGACGAGATTTATCCGAGTCGATTGAAAGTACAGAGAAGTTTATGGTTGGTTGCATAGATGCCGCTCTTGCTGCACAAAATGCTGCAATCGCTGCGGAATCGATGGATCTTGGTATTTGTTATATTGGTGGTATTCGTAATAATTTACATGCAGTTAGTGAAATTTTAAACATTCCACATCGTGTGCTTCCGTTATTTGCACTTATTATCGGTCATCCGAAAAATCGCTCTGAGAAGAAGCCGCGTTTACCGCTTGCTAACGTGTATCATGAAAATGGCTACCAAGCGGACCAACAAGTATTCATTGAACAGTTACAAGCATATAATGAAACAATCTCAAGTTATTATGATAGAAGAACAAAAGGAAAGCGTAAAGATACATGGACAGAGCAAATGGCTGATATGTTAGGGAAAAAAAGCCGTATGTACATGAAAGAGTACGTGGAAGGAAAAGGATTGAAAAAGCGTTAA
- a CDS encoding SCP2 sterol-binding domain-containing protein: protein MSILDELNKLAEKLNSNGKRTFGKRTRVYQFDLEESGSFQLLIKEGKVKVLEGTPYHPEITLKLSAENLFKLLNDDSSATEAFMAGSLKVDGKVDFT, encoded by the coding sequence ATGAGTATATTAGATGAGTTGAACAAATTAGCGGAGAAACTAAATAGTAATGGAAAGCGCACTTTTGGTAAGCGGACACGTGTGTATCAGTTTGATTTAGAAGAAAGTGGTTCATTTCAGTTGCTGATTAAAGAGGGTAAGGTGAAAGTGCTAGAGGGAACGCCTTATCATCCTGAAATCACTCTAAAACTATCAGCTGAGAATTTATTCAAATTGCTAAACGACGATTCGAGTGCAACGGAAGCTTTTATGGCTGGCTCTTTAAAAGTAGATGGTAAGGTGGACTTCACCTAA
- a CDS encoding amidase domain-containing protein — translation MREQLKELLQTRIEQYISSDERRAEQTDEKPLRKKQLLEKREADIVRVHAAGKVHSLFYDRQDTVLAYQVHLQCLIKQGDTFLIEEEIEEREARFQNGLIVNDYEVELISEDTFLPEQRVEDVQRVTYTYDRRKAVQYAERWWNEFNPAYNKFADDCTNYISQCLHAGNIPMWGSPNRTKGWWMGGKSWSYSWTSAHGFYRLLAGGKGIRTQEVTYAQELNLGDIICIDFEGDGRFDHSLIVTAKDIYGMPLVNAHTVNSRRRYWTYEDSTRYTPNIVYKFFRILDGR, via the coding sequence TTGAGGGAACAATTAAAGGAATTATTACAGACACGCATCGAACAGTATATATCGAGTGATGAGAGGCGGGCGGAACAAACGGATGAGAAGCCGTTACGAAAGAAGCAATTGTTAGAGAAGCGAGAGGCCGATATTGTTCGAGTTCATGCAGCAGGTAAAGTGCATTCTTTGTTTTATGATCGACAAGATACAGTACTGGCCTATCAAGTGCATTTGCAATGTTTAATTAAACAAGGAGATACTTTTTTGATTGAAGAAGAGATAGAAGAACGTGAGGCTAGGTTTCAAAATGGTCTCATTGTGAATGATTATGAGGTAGAGCTAATTTCAGAAGATACTTTTCTGCCTGAGCAAAGGGTAGAAGATGTACAAAGAGTCACGTATACGTACGATCGAAGAAAAGCGGTTCAATATGCTGAGCGGTGGTGGAATGAGTTTAATCCTGCTTATAATAAATTCGCGGATGATTGTACAAATTATATATCACAATGCTTACATGCGGGAAATATTCCAATGTGGGGGAGTCCCAATCGAACTAAAGGCTGGTGGATGGGTGGAAAAAGCTGGAGTTATAGTTGGACGTCTGCGCATGGTTTCTATAGGCTTTTGGCAGGTGGTAAAGGTATTCGAACGCAAGAAGTGACGTATGCACAAGAGTTAAACCTTGGAGACATTATATGCATTGACTTTGAAGGAGATGGCCGTTTTGATCACTCCCTCATTGTAACAGCAAAAGATATATACGGTATGCCGCTTGTGAATGCTCATACGGTAAACAGCCGCCGGCGTTATTGGACGTATGAAGATTCTACTCGTTATACTCCGAATATTGTATATAAGTTTTTTAGAATTTTAGATGGAAGATGA
- a CDS encoding Ger(x)C family spore germination protein: MKRSLTILIMLIVFLLFTTGCWNSRELNELAITLAMGLDRATDGQYLVTAQVVNPGEVAGKGGGATGHSPVIIYQATGKTVFEAIRRITKESPRKIYPSHLRILVIGESLAKEGLGKPLDLLSRDWELRSDFNIAVAKGMRAEDILKVPTSLEKIPANSLFSTLETSAKAWTATNAVTLDELIANIVMDGKQPVLTGIRADIKGDKKTALGKQNVEMIDFPARLRFQELAVFDRDKLVGWLNEKQSITYSVITNKEHSTTVNITCPKGGKAVYEVKKSNTEMKGKVKNGKPEIDLHIYVEGDVGEVECQIDLTKPESIDQLEDSYEKGSEKMFQQSIKQVQENNKVDIFGFGEAIHRADPIAWKQLKKDWDKHFENVSVNIKVQGEIRRVGTISNSFLDKLK; this comes from the coding sequence ATGAAACGGAGCTTGACAATTCTAATCATGCTGATTGTATTTCTATTATTCACTACGGGTTGCTGGAATAGTCGTGAATTAAATGAACTTGCCATTACACTGGCCATGGGGCTAGATCGTGCAACGGACGGTCAATATCTTGTAACCGCCCAAGTAGTAAATCCAGGGGAAGTAGCCGGAAAAGGCGGTGGAGCTACTGGCCATTCACCGGTCATCATCTATCAAGCGACAGGAAAAACTGTATTTGAAGCTATTCGAAGAATAACAAAGGAATCTCCAAGAAAAATTTATCCCTCACATCTTCGAATACTCGTGATTGGAGAGTCTTTAGCAAAAGAAGGGCTTGGAAAACCATTAGATCTTCTCTCAAGAGACTGGGAACTACGATCAGATTTTAATATCGCTGTAGCTAAGGGAATGAGAGCAGAAGATATCTTGAAGGTACCCACATCTTTAGAAAAGATACCTGCCAATAGTTTATTTAGTACTCTTGAAACTTCAGCAAAAGCATGGACAGCGACAAATGCCGTTACGTTAGATGAATTGATCGCGAATATAGTAATGGACGGAAAACAGCCAGTGTTAACTGGAATCCGCGCCGATATAAAAGGCGACAAAAAAACAGCTTTAGGCAAACAGAATGTAGAAATGATTGATTTCCCTGCTCGATTACGCTTTCAAGAATTAGCGGTATTTGATCGAGATAAATTAGTTGGCTGGTTAAATGAGAAGCAAAGCATAACGTATAGCGTCATTACCAACAAAGAGCATAGTACAACTGTGAATATAACGTGCCCTAAAGGTGGAAAAGCTGTGTATGAAGTGAAAAAATCAAACACGGAAATGAAAGGAAAGGTAAAGAACGGAAAACCGGAGATTGATCTACATATTTATGTCGAAGGCGATGTAGGCGAAGTAGAATGCCAAATCGATTTGACAAAACCAGAATCGATTGATCAATTAGAGGATAGTTATGAAAAAGGATCGGAGAAAATGTTTCAACAATCAATCAAACAAGTACAGGAAAATAATAAAGTAGACATTTTTGGATTTGGTGAGGCAATCCATCGAGCTGATCCTATAGCCTGGAAACAACTCAAAAAAGATTGGGATAAACATTTTGAGAACGTATCTGTAAATATAAAAGTACAAGGAGAAATCCGACGCGTAGGCACAATTAGTAATTCATTCCTAGACAAATTAAAGTAA
- the trmL gene encoding tRNA (uridine(34)/cytosine(34)/5-carboxymethylaminomethyluridine(34)-2'-O)-methyltransferase TrmL — protein MAIHVVLYQPEIPANTGNVARSCAATNTTLHLIRPLGFSTDDKYLKRAGLDYWEHVKIHYYDSMDEFFEKNAGGDFYYLSKFGEKPHTTFDYSNQDKEIFFIFGRETTGLPKDLIQENMDRCLRVPMTDKVRSLNLSNTAAILIYEALRQQNYRDLDIIREG, from the coding sequence TTGGCCATACATGTAGTTTTATATCAACCTGAAATTCCGGCAAATACAGGAAACGTTGCAAGAAGCTGTGCGGCAACAAATACAACGTTACATTTAATTCGTCCGCTTGGATTTTCAACAGATGACAAATATTTAAAGCGTGCGGGTCTTGATTATTGGGAACATGTAAAGATTCATTATTATGATTCTATGGATGAATTCTTTGAGAAAAATGCTGGTGGGGATTTCTACTATTTATCTAAATTTGGTGAAAAGCCTCATACGACATTTGATTATAGTAATCAAGATAAAGAAATCTTCTTTATTTTCGGTAGAGAAACAACAGGCCTTCCGAAAGATTTAATTCAGGAGAATATGGATCGTTGTTTACGTGTTCCGATGACGGATAAGGTGCGTTCGTTAAATTTATCAAATACAGCAGCTATTTTAATATATGAAGCATTAAGACAGCAAAATTATCGTGATTTAGATATTATAAGAGAAGGCTGA
- the queG gene encoding tRNA epoxyqueuosine(34) reductase QueG: MYMKELKKELIAYSKEIGIDKIGFTTASTFDSLRNRLLEQQTLDYQSGFEEPNIEKRVRPELIIEHPQSIISIALAYPSKMKDAPLSTKGERRGIFCRASWGTDYHVVLREKLQLLESFIKEKIPNALTKSMVDTGELSDRAVAERAGIGWSGKNTMIITPEFGSYVYLGDLITNVPFEPDQPMEDQCGTCNKCVDVCPTGALVQGGQLNAKRCIAFLTQTKGFLPDEFRSKIGNRLYGCDTCQTVCPKNKGIDFHIHAEMEPDPDIAKPLLKPLLTISNKEFKEKYGHVSGSWRGKKPIQRNAILALAHFKDETALPELIQVMKEDPRPVIRGTAAWAIGKIGGGEAEGILQSALDKEKDEDVLAEIKKGLMLAAH; the protein is encoded by the coding sequence ATGTATATGAAAGAATTGAAGAAAGAGCTAATTGCTTATAGTAAAGAAATTGGTATCGATAAAATCGGTTTTACGACGGCTTCGACGTTTGATTCGTTAAGGAATCGTTTATTAGAGCAGCAAACACTAGATTATCAGTCTGGATTTGAGGAGCCAAATATTGAAAAGCGAGTAAGGCCAGAGTTAATTATAGAACATCCGCAATCGATTATTTCCATTGCGTTAGCCTATCCTTCTAAAATGAAGGATGCTCCGTTAAGTACAAAAGGAGAACGACGTGGTATTTTTTGTCGAGCTTCTTGGGGAACGGATTACCATGTTGTGTTGAGAGAGAAGTTACAATTACTCGAATCATTTATTAAAGAGAAAATACCGAATGCATTGACGAAATCAATGGTTGATACAGGGGAATTGTCTGATCGAGCAGTAGCTGAGCGTGCCGGCATAGGATGGAGTGGGAAAAATACGATGATCATTACTCCAGAGTTTGGATCGTATGTATATTTAGGTGATTTGATTACGAATGTACCTTTTGAACCCGATCAACCGATGGAAGATCAATGTGGGACGTGTAATAAATGCGTAGATGTTTGTCCAACGGGAGCACTTGTACAAGGCGGACAGTTAAATGCAAAGCGTTGTATCGCTTTTTTAACTCAAACAAAAGGCTTCTTGCCAGACGAATTTCGTTCCAAAATTGGGAATCGCTTGTATGGATGTGATACATGTCAGACCGTTTGTCCGAAAAATAAAGGCATCGATTTTCATATTCATGCAGAAATGGAGCCGGACCCAGACATTGCAAAACCGTTGTTAAAGCCTTTATTGACGATTTCGAATAAGGAATTTAAAGAGAAGTACGGTCATGTATCTGGATCATGGCGCGGAAAAAAGCCGATTCAACGAAATGCAATTTTGGCGCTGGCACATTTTAAAGATGAAACGGCTTTGCCTGAATTAATTCAGGTGATGAAAGAAGATCCTCGCCCTGTCATTCGTGGTACAGCTGCTTGGGCAATCGGAAAGATTGGTGGAGGAGAAGCAGAAGGCATTTTACAAAGTGCATTAGATAAAGAGAAAGATGAAGACGTGTTAGCAGAAATAAAGAAGGGGTTAATGCTAGCGGCACATTGA